Below is a window of Camelina sativa cultivar DH55 chromosome 11, Cs, whole genome shotgun sequence DNA.
gatgaagagaaaaaaaaaaaaaaaaaaaaaaaaaaaaaNTCAAAAAGGGTAACAATGAGAATCGACAGGTGTATAGAAAAAACGATAAAAATGTCACTACCAGAGCATAGCAACTCATTTAGTCATAttgtaaacaaattttatatatcatttgtacACGTCTGGTTAAATTTAAAATCGTTATTAATTCCATCAGTCGTATAAACAGCCGTTAACCAATGAATTCACCAACCGTTACTAATTCCGTCACTCGTACAAACGACCCTTAACcgttatattcaaaagaaaaaattcatcGAAATAAAGCCAAAACTAGCGAGTGGCAACTGCAAGGTCGGAAGTACACGTAACAGTTttgtttatatctttttgttcaattctttacaataaaaaaattctgttattctttaattaattaattaattaaaactacATGAAGTTTGAGTTGACAGCGGCAATCAGAGTAAAAATGAAGTAAATTTGGGCCTGGGTAGCCCAGATAAAGTAAAATTGGGCATGGATGGCCCAGATAATAATTATTAGATCACTGAGAGTCAGAGGGAGAGCCGGAGAGGCACGTGGAAACATGAGAGGATGCGTGCAAGGGACCATGTGCCACGTGGCGAGAGAAACGCCACAAGTctcagaagaaaccaaaactaaaaaactgattattattatttctggCTCTATGTTGTTTGCCGTGGTTCAGGTGCTCTGCTCCACTAACCTTTAATcttcaatcaaacaacaacgGTACTCGTACTCTCTCAGGAATAGAGAACCAGGTAGAGAGCACAATGCTCATGTTAATCGCTAGTTACCCTCTGATTCCCATGAAACCCCACCGGGTTTGTAGTAACAGTAGTAGGCTCGGGAGCTACTATGATTCTTCATCGATCGTCAGATATTGCGGAATCGGAGACGATGGTGAGAAGCATCAACTTCTTCTAAGTGTTACAGTGAAAGCAGTGGAAGACAAAGGTAATAATGGAGGTGGAAGCATGAGTTTCTCTGATCAAAGCTGGGATCCCAGTTCCGAGATTGAAGTTCCTTCAGACCAAAGACCCGTAAGTAatatcacttttgtttttttgttttgtctgattCTAAAGTGCAATGATGAGATTTTGAGTTTGTAGAATTTAACAcctgtgtgttttgttttggtgtgtAAAGGTGAATGAGTAT
It encodes the following:
- the LOC104727290 gene encoding uncharacterized protein LOC104727290, with amino-acid sequence MLMLIASYPLIPMKPHRVCSNSSRLGSYYDSSSIVRYCGIGDDGEKHQLLLSVTVKAVEDKGNNGGGSMSFSDQSWDPSSEIEVPSDQRPVNEYSSLKEGMLYSWGELVPSEFFIRLGGLWLVTFTVLGVPIAVASFNPSREPLRFALAAGTGTLFLVLLIVLRIYLVQTGMELRWR